A window of Candidatus Omnitrophota bacterium contains these coding sequences:
- a CDS encoding imidazole glycerol phosphate synthase cyclase subunit, translated as MANVRIIPRLDIKGPNLVKGIHLEGLRVLGKPWDFACKYYLDGADELIYIDAVASLYGRNNLLEIVEKTAKNIFIPLTVGGGIRSIEDIKRILRSGADKVAINTAAIHNPDFIREAAETFGSQCIVVSIQAKLINNAYIAMTDNGREASGKEVFNWAKEVVALGAGEILLTSLDNEGTGLGYDLGLVSPIAKESPIPVIACGGCGKFEHILEAIRHGHADAVSAASIFHYQYMERDIDPVDFKEEGNIEFIKRSRGSLNFMPNRIKPDSIAEVKKRLSEAGVSCRCMLQGAVNP; from the coding sequence ATGGCTAATGTGAGGATTATACCGAGACTGGATATCAAGGGCCCTAACTTAGTCAAGGGCATTCATCTGGAAGGCCTGCGCGTTTTGGGAAAGCCGTGGGATTTCGCCTGTAAGTATTATCTGGACGGAGCGGATGAGTTGATCTACATAGACGCGGTTGCCAGCCTTTACGGAAGGAATAATCTTTTAGAGATCGTAGAGAAGACCGCAAAAAATATCTTTATTCCTCTGACAGTAGGCGGCGGCATAAGGTCGATTGAGGATATCAAGAGGATATTGCGCTCCGGAGCCGATAAAGTCGCTATCAATACGGCGGCCATCCATAACCCGGATTTTATCCGGGAAGCGGCCGAGACGTTCGGTTCTCAGTGTATCGTGGTATCTATTCAGGCAAAACTGATCAATAATGCATATATAGCCATGACCGACAACGGAAGAGAGGCGAGCGGCAAAGAGGTGTTTAATTGGGCAAAGGAAGTAGTCGCCTTGGGCGCGGGAGAGATCCTTTTGACTTCCCTTGATAATGAAGGCACCGGCTTAGGGTATGATTTAGGTCTGGTAAGCCCGATAGCGAAAGAGTCGCCCATACCGGTCATTGCCTGCGGAGGATGCGGTAAATTTGAGCATATCCTGGAGGCCATAAGGCATGGGCATGCCGATGCTGTAAGCGCGGCGTCTATTTTCCACTATCAATATATGGAGCGGGATATCGACCCCGTTGATTTTAAAGAAGAAGGCAATATAGAGTTTATAAAGAGGAGCAGAGGCAGTTTGAATTTTATGCCTAACAGGATCAAGCCCGATTCTATAGCAGAAGTGAAAAAGAGACTGAGCGAAGCAGGGGTCAGTTGCAGGTGCATGCTGCAGGGAGCGGTTAATCCATAA
- a CDS encoding SDR family oxidoreductase: MKYDDLFCLKGKVAVVAGGAGLIGKEIARGLSAFGASVVAADINKNAGRHVDIANERSVSSLIKFVDKKYGRMDIWVNSAYPRTGDWALKFEDVPVSSWRKNIDTHLNGYFICCRNAAEYMKKKGGGSIINLASIYGMVGPDFSIYKNTKMTCPGAYSAIKGGIIAFTRYLASYYGGHGVRVNCISPGGVRDRQADAFVKRYSDKTPLGRMAKAVDIAGAAIYLASDASGYVTGHNLVVDGGWTAV; this comes from the coding sequence ATGAAATACGATGATCTTTTCTGCCTGAAAGGCAAGGTAGCGGTTGTAGCGGGGGGCGCGGGGTTGATTGGAAAGGAAATAGCGCGCGGCCTGTCGGCATTTGGCGCCTCTGTTGTGGCCGCCGATATCAATAAAAACGCCGGCCGGCATGTGGATATCGCCAATGAGCGGTCGGTCTCTTCTTTGATCAAGTTTGTGGATAAGAAATATGGCCGTATGGATATATGGGTCAACAGCGCTTATCCCAGGACCGGCGATTGGGCCTTGAAGTTTGAGGATGTGCCGGTATCGTCCTGGAGAAAGAATATCGATACGCACCTTAACGGGTATTTTATCTGCTGCCGGAATGCCGCCGAGTATATGAAAAAGAAGGGAGGCGGGTCCATTATTAACCTTGCTTCTATTTATGGCATGGTCGGGCCGGATTTCTCTATTTATAAGAATACCAAAATGACCTGCCCCGGAGCCTATTCCGCTATTAAGGGCGGAATAATCGCTTTCACGAGATACCTCGCTTCCTACTACGGCGGGCATGGGGTCAGGGTTAATTGTATTTCTCCGGGCGGTGTGCGCGACAGGCAGGCGGATGCCTTTGTGAAAAGATATTCAGACAAGACCCCTCTGGGAAGGATGGCAAAGGCGGTTGATATAGCGGGAGCGGCAATATACCTGGCATCCGACGCGTCGGGCTATGTAACGGGGCACAACCTTGTCGTAGACGGAGGGTGGACCGCGGTCTGA
- a CDS encoding acylneuraminate cytidylyltransferase family protein, whose amino-acid sequence MAAGRPNILCTICARGGSKGLKDKNIRPLMGKPLIAYTIEQALRWGGAGRVVVSTDSEKISDIAKDFGAQVPFMRPDKLAADSAPKLLSIRHALVQSEKIFKERYDIVVDLDVTSPIRRIKDLDECLKLFLRSKPAILFSVVRAHRNPYFNMVERKGDGSVRRCKALSRKVSGRQAAPEVFDMNASIYFYSRDFLLDTRHSMPFAGRTEIYIMGALSRYDIDSEMDFKFIEFLIKEGLWKNEIR is encoded by the coding sequence ATGGCGGCAGGCAGGCCCAATATATTATGCACGATTTGCGCGCGAGGCGGGTCCAAAGGGCTCAAGGATAAGAATATCCGCCCTTTAATGGGTAAACCGCTGATCGCCTATACGATAGAGCAGGCATTGAGATGGGGCGGGGCTGGGCGGGTTGTCGTGTCTACCGACTCAGAAAAGATATCTGATATCGCGAAGGATTTTGGGGCGCAGGTGCCTTTTATGCGGCCGGATAAGTTGGCCGCGGATAGCGCCCCCAAGCTTTTGAGCATAAGGCACGCGCTTGTCCAGAGCGAAAAGATATTCAAGGAACGATACGATATTGTCGTGGATCTGGATGTTACGTCTCCGATCAGGAGGATCAAAGACCTGGATGAATGCCTGAAGTTATTTCTTAGAAGTAAGCCCGCGATACTTTTCAGCGTGGTCAGGGCGCACAGGAATCCGTATTTTAATATGGTTGAAAGGAAAGGGGACGGATCGGTCAGGCGTTGTAAGGCCCTGTCCAGGAAGGTTTCCGGCAGGCAGGCGGCTCCTGAGGTATTTGATATGAATGCCTCGATATATTTTTACTCCAGGGATTTTCTGCTTGATACCAGGCATTCCATGCCTTTTGCCGGCAGGACGGAGATCTATATTATGGGCGCGTTGTCACGATACGACATAGACAGCGAGATGGATTTTAAATTTATTGAGTTCCTGATCAAGGAAGGACTGTGGAAAAATGAAATACGATGA
- a CDS encoding SDR family NAD(P)-dependent oxidoreductase encodes MKNFYENKMILVTGGAGSIGSALVKKLLEYNPNTVRIMDTDETELFHLGRKLPRDKIRLLIGDIRDKERLRRAVEGIDIVFHSAALKHVPLCELNPFEAVQTNVLGTKNLIEAAMDEKIDRFITISTDKAVNPINVLGASKLLAERLTVSANLYKGERRTVFSCVRFGNVLNSRGSVLPLFKEQVKKGGPVTVTDGSMTRFVMSIDKATELVLKAAHISKGGETFILKMPALLIQDLAKAVIEEFAPKYGRGKEEVKIDFIGRRDGEKMHEELMNDDEAAIVNELDDMYILSTLNHGKHSDKGSRIVYRSNEGKVMAAGEIRELLKEDICE; translated from the coding sequence ATGAAGAATTTTTATGAAAATAAGATGATCCTTGTGACCGGCGGAGCCGGCTCCATAGGCAGCGCGCTTGTCAAGAAGCTGCTGGAGTACAACCCAAATACCGTAAGGATCATGGATACGGATGAGACAGAGCTGTTCCACCTTGGGCGTAAGCTGCCACGCGATAAGATACGGCTTCTGATAGGGGACATCAGGGATAAGGAGCGGCTGAGAAGGGCTGTTGAAGGCATAGATATAGTATTCCACTCTGCAGCGCTCAAGCACGTGCCGTTATGCGAACTTAACCCCTTTGAGGCGGTTCAGACAAATGTCTTAGGGACCAAGAATCTGATAGAAGCCGCTATGGATGAAAAGATCGATAGATTCATCACTATCAGCACGGATAAGGCGGTAAACCCGATCAACGTCCTGGGCGCGTCTAAATTGCTTGCTGAAAGGTTAACAGTATCGGCTAATTTATACAAGGGGGAAAGGCGGACGGTTTTTTCCTGCGTGAGATTCGGCAACGTCTTGAATTCCCGGGGGTCTGTCCTGCCTTTGTTCAAGGAGCAGGTAAAGAAAGGAGGCCCGGTCACTGTTACCGACGGGTCAATGACCAGATTCGTGATGAGCATTGATAAGGCCACCGAGCTGGTGCTTAAGGCAGCGCACATCTCAAAAGGGGGAGAGACATTCATACTGAAAATGCCCGCCCTGCTTATTCAGGACCTGGCTAAAGCGGTCATTGAGGAATTCGCCCCTAAATACGGGCGCGGTAAGGAAGAGGTCAAGATTGATTTCATCGGCAGGAGAGACGGGGAGAAGATGCATGAGGAGTTGATGAATGACGATGAGGCGGCGATAGTGAACGAACTGGATGATATGTACATTCTTTCCACGCTAAATCACGGCAAACACAGCGATAAAGGCAGCCGTATCGTATATAGATCCAATGAAGGCAAGGTCATGGCGGCCGGGGAAATAAGGGAATTGTTGAAAGAGGATATTTGTGAATAG
- a CDS encoding DegT/DnrJ/EryC1/StrS family aminotransferase, whose amino-acid sequence MKQKVPLFKIDWNEDDVRAAASVIRSGMYWAEGPAIRAFENELARYIGVKYCLAFNSGTSALHAALLAYGIGEGDEVIVPSFTFIATANAPLFVGARPVFADIEEETFGLDPEDVKKRITPRTRAIIPVHYGGCPCGIEELKKISKRRGLFLIEDAAESFGAMAGGKMAGAFGDCAMLSFCQNKIITTGEGGAALTDSPRIYEKLKLIRSHGRSGAGNYFASSESFDYVSLGYNFRMSSIAAAVGMSQLRRAAKIIALRRQKAEYMSGGLGQIEEIAVFEPPKGHFNVYQLYSVIVKRRREQLREYLASKGIATKVYFDPVHRSRFYAGRSKQAARLPVTERISRQVLSLPIHPGLSCEEMDHIVKTIKTFFRRNK is encoded by the coding sequence ATGAAGCAGAAGGTGCCTTTATTTAAGATAGATTGGAATGAAGACGATGTAAGGGCTGCTGCCTCTGTTATCAGGTCAGGGATGTACTGGGCAGAGGGGCCGGCTATAAGGGCGTTTGAGAATGAGCTGGCCCGGTACATCGGCGTTAAGTATTGCCTGGCCTTCAATTCCGGCACTTCAGCTCTGCACGCCGCTTTATTGGCTTATGGGATCGGGGAGGGTGATGAGGTTATCGTCCCTTCTTTTACATTCATTGCTACAGCCAACGCCCCGCTTTTTGTCGGGGCCAGGCCGGTATTCGCGGATATAGAAGAGGAAACCTTTGGCCTGGATCCGGAGGATGTCAAGAAGAGGATCACTCCCAGGACCAGGGCGATAATCCCCGTTCATTATGGCGGCTGCCCTTGCGGCATAGAGGAATTAAAAAAGATATCAAAGAGGCGCGGCCTGTTCCTTATAGAGGACGCCGCCGAATCATTCGGCGCGATGGCAGGCGGTAAAATGGCCGGCGCCTTCGGCGATTGCGCCATGCTTAGTTTCTGCCAGAATAAAATAATCACCACGGGCGAAGGCGGCGCGGCTCTGACAGATTCTCCTAGGATATATGAGAAATTGAAACTTATAAGGTCGCACGGCAGGTCCGGGGCGGGCAATTATTTTGCTTCTTCAGAGTCGTTTGACTACGTTTCCCTGGGTTATAATTTCAGGATGTCAAGCATCGCGGCGGCAGTCGGCATGTCCCAGTTGAGAAGGGCCGCTAAGATTATCGCGCTGAGGCGGCAGAAGGCCGAGTATATGTCCGGCGGATTAGGACAGATCGAGGAGATCGCTGTCTTTGAGCCGCCGAAGGGCCATTTTAACGTATATCAACTGTACTCCGTGATAGTCAAAAGGCGCAGGGAGCAGCTGAGGGAATACCTTGCTTCAAAAGGTATCGCCACAAAGGTATATTTTGATCCTGTGCACCGTAGCCGCTTTTACGCGGGCCGTTCAAAACAGGCGGCCCGGCTGCCGGTTACCGAGAGGATATCAAGGCAGGTCTTGTCGCTGCCCATACATCCGGGATTATCCTGCGAGGAAATGGATCATATTGTAAAAACAATAAAGACATTTTTCAGGAGGAATAAATGA
- a CDS encoding acyltransferase has product MGARFKDWKYPKIEEGRPTKFNWLVQHKGNFKLGYKTDIGAYTYINAKKGVAIEDYVQIGSHCSVYSVSTIDNKQGPVTLSRNCRIGSHSVIMPAVKIGENSVIGAFSFVNKDIPANVLAYGVPAKVARKLTRKEIETFSR; this is encoded by the coding sequence ATGGGCGCAAGATTCAAGGATTGGAAATACCCGAAAATAGAAGAAGGCAGGCCTACGAAATTCAACTGGTTGGTTCAGCATAAGGGCAATTTTAAGTTGGGTTACAAGACCGATATAGGGGCCTATACGTATATTAACGCCAAGAAGGGCGTGGCCATAGAGGATTATGTCCAGATAGGGTCTCATTGCTCCGTATACTCCGTTTCTACTATTGACAATAAACAGGGGCCGGTTACCTTGAGCAGGAATTGCAGGATCGGCAGCCACAGCGTGATAATGCCGGCGGTAAAGATCGGTGAGAATTCGGTCATCGGCGCCTTCAGTTTTGTAAATAAAGATATACCGGCCAATGTGCTGGCCTACGGGGTTCCGGCAAAGGTAGCGAGGAAATTGACCAGGAAAGAAATAGAAACATTTTCAAGGTAG
- the neuC gene encoding UDP-N-acetylglucosamine 2-epimerase has translation MRNILYVSGTRAEYGLMRNTLSAIKGHPGLKLDIVATGMHLMPEFGKTVNEIRKDNIPVHIIRAVYKGNDKRSMAGFIGDFTSKFARGIGRIAPDIILILGDRAEMLGAAITGSYMSIPVVHIHGGEVTSTVDETVRHAITKLSHFHLAATRQAAGRIKRMGEDAWRINVVGAPGLDNIVNGRFATSREGLPRRYDLDLSKPVILAIQHPVTMDVDNAGRQMKQTMEALKELGHQTIVIYPNADAGSRDIIGIIEKYRRYPFIRIFRSIPYGDYLGLMGLAGALVGNSSSGIIEAPSFHLPAVNVGARQQGRERAANVIDTGYDKNEIKSAIKKAIFDMNFRRRLMKDRNPYGDGRASERITKILKGLRINSRLLNKRISY, from the coding sequence ATGAGAAATATCCTGTATGTTTCCGGTACGCGGGCTGAGTATGGACTGATGAGGAATACATTGTCTGCCATTAAGGGGCATCCCGGCCTTAAGCTGGATATCGTTGCCACGGGCATGCATCTGATGCCGGAATTCGGCAAGACGGTTAACGAGATAAGAAAGGATAATATTCCCGTCCACATAATCAGGGCGGTATACAAGGGCAATGATAAGCGGTCCATGGCCGGATTTATAGGCGATTTTACCTCAAAGTTTGCCAGGGGTATCGGCAGGATCGCCCCCGACATTATTCTTATATTGGGAGACAGAGCGGAGATGCTGGGGGCGGCGATTACAGGCTCCTATATGTCAATACCCGTGGTCCATATTCACGGAGGAGAGGTTACTTCCACGGTTGACGAGACCGTCCGGCACGCGATAACTAAACTTTCTCATTTTCATTTGGCGGCTACCCGCCAGGCAGCCGGGAGGATAAAAAGGATGGGGGAGGATGCCTGGCGCATAAATGTTGTGGGCGCGCCTGGCCTGGATAATATCGTCAACGGCAGGTTCGCGACTTCCAGGGAGGGCCTGCCGCGCAGGTATGATCTGGACCTCTCTAAGCCGGTTATTTTGGCGATCCAACATCCGGTTACTATGGATGTTGATAATGCCGGGCGTCAAATGAAACAGACAATGGAGGCCCTCAAAGAATTGGGGCATCAGACGATCGTAATTTACCCTAACGCGGATGCCGGCAGCAGGGACATTATAGGCATTATTGAAAAATATAGAAGGTATCCCTTTATACGGATATTCAGGAGTATCCCTTATGGAGATTACCTGGGGCTTATGGGTCTGGCAGGCGCCCTGGTCGGGAATTCCAGTTCTGGGATCATTGAGGCCCCGTCATTTCATCTGCCGGCAGTTAATGTAGGCGCAAGGCAGCAAGGCAGGGAAAGGGCGGCTAACGTGATAGATACGGGGTATGATAAGAACGAGATCAAGTCCGCGATTAAGAAGGCGATTTTTGATATGAATTTTAGAAGGCGGCTTATGAAGGATAGGAATCCATACGGCGACGGCAGGGCGTCTGAAAGAATAACAAAGATCTTGAAAGGGCTCAGGATAAACAGCAGGTTATTAAACAAAAGGATTTCTTATTGA
- the neuB gene encoding N-acetylneuraminate synthase, which translates to MSKVFIIAEAGVNHNGSVKLAKRLIDAASYAGADAVKFQTFRARRLASRLALKAGYQLRATARNESQLQMLEKLELGLDAHRELIRHCRQKRIAFLSSPFDLESIDLLNGLGLRIFKIPSGEITNIPYLRKIGGIGKRVIVSTGMADLDEARQALNILVRSGVSKNNITFLHCTTAYPAAYRDVNLLAMLTIRDALGVNVGYSDHTEGIEISIAAVALGATVIEKHFTLDRNMKGPDHMMSLEPDQLKSLVDGIRNTEKAIGNGVKAPTRDEKRIKRHVRKSIVAKIDIPKGAKITNDAIDIKRPGIGVAPKYLDRIIGREARRGLKKDSLIRFHDLI; encoded by the coding sequence ATGAGTAAGGTTTTTATAATAGCAGAGGCAGGGGTTAACCACAACGGAAGCGTTAAATTGGCCAAACGGCTGATAGACGCCGCTTCTTATGCCGGAGCCGACGCGGTCAAATTTCAGACATTCCGGGCGCGCCGGCTGGCCAGCAGACTCGCTCTGAAGGCAGGGTATCAGCTCCGGGCCACAGCCAGAAATGAATCGCAGCTTCAGATGTTAGAAAAGCTGGAGCTTGGCCTGGATGCCCACAGAGAACTTATCCGTCATTGCCGGCAGAAACGGATAGCGTTTTTATCAAGCCCGTTCGATTTGGAGAGCATAGACCTGCTTAACGGGCTGGGGCTGAGGATATTCAAGATACCTTCGGGAGAAATAACGAATATTCCCTATCTAAGAAAGATAGGAGGTATAGGGAAAAGGGTCATTGTCTCTACCGGCATGGCAGACCTGGACGAGGCCAGACAGGCGTTAAATATTCTGGTGCGTTCAGGTGTTTCTAAAAACAATATAACCTTTTTGCACTGCACAACGGCTTATCCGGCTGCCTATAGGGATGTCAATCTTCTGGCCATGCTTACCATAAGAGACGCCCTGGGTGTCAACGTGGGATATTCCGACCATACGGAAGGCATCGAGATCTCTATCGCGGCAGTTGCCCTGGGCGCCACAGTAATAGAGAAACATTTTACCTTAGACAGGAATATGAAAGGGCCGGACCACATGATGAGCCTTGAGCCGGACCAGTTAAAGAGCTTGGTGGATGGGATACGGAATACCGAGAAGGCCATCGGTAACGGGGTCAAGGCGCCCACCAGGGATGAGAAAAGGATCAAAAGACATGTCAGGAAAAGCATAGTGGCGAAAATAGATATACCCAAGGGCGCCAAGATAACGAATGACGCGATCGATATTAAAAGGCCGGGCATCGGAGTCGCCCCAAAATACTTAGATAGAATAATAGGCAGAGAAGCCAGAAGGGGCCTTAAGAAGGATTCCTTGATAAGGTTTCATGATTTAATATGA
- a CDS encoding DegT/DnrJ/EryC1/StrS family aminotransferase: MMIPPLDLRLQYQSIKGEIDGAIQRVLDSGSFILGENVRRLEEEVASFLGVKFAVGVASGTDALELALRALNIGENDEVITTPFTFLATSEAVCSVGARPVFADIDLDTYNIDPEEVRRKVTKKTKAIIPVHLYGQPCRMDELIKIARDHNLMIIEDCAQAIGAEYKGRKVGSFGDCGCFSFYPSKNLGAYGDGGVAVTDNQDIADRLRVLRVHGCRERYYCVTRGRNSRLDELQAAILRVKLRYLNKWNEQRIEKAEVYNELFKKSGLSEELAIPGTIREGRHVFHLYVIRLKQRDELLKFLKAKDIIGAVHYPLPLHLQEIYKELSYKKGDLPNAELAAEEVISLPLYPEITKEEITAVAEAVKEFCCRL; this comes from the coding sequence ATAATGATTCCGCCGCTGGATTTAAGACTGCAATACCAGAGCATTAAAGGGGAGATAGACGGGGCTATCCAGAGGGTGCTGGATAGCGGCTCATTCATTTTAGGGGAAAATGTGCGGCGCCTGGAAGAGGAGGTGGCCTCTTTTCTGGGCGTTAAGTTCGCGGTAGGGGTCGCATCCGGCACAGACGCGTTGGAATTGGCCCTCAGGGCTTTAAATATCGGTGAGAATGACGAAGTCATTACTACGCCTTTTACCTTTCTTGCCACCTCCGAGGCAGTTTGTTCGGTGGGCGCGCGCCCGGTCTTTGCCGATATAGACCTTGATACATATAATATTGACCCTGAGGAAGTAAGGAGGAAAGTCACCAAAAAGACAAAAGCCATAATCCCCGTGCATCTTTACGGCCAGCCCTGCCGGATGGATGAGCTGATCAAGATCGCCAGGGATCATAATTTGATGATCATTGAGGACTGCGCCCAGGCAATAGGGGCCGAATATAAGGGCAGAAAAGTCGGCTCTTTCGGCGACTGCGGCTGTTTCAGTTTTTACCCCAGCAAGAACCTTGGCGCTTACGGAGACGGCGGAGTAGCGGTCACAGACAATCAAGATATCGCCGACAGGCTGCGCGTGCTGCGTGTCCATGGCTGCAGGGAGAGGTATTACTGTGTTACCCGCGGCCGCAACAGCCGCCTGGATGAATTGCAGGCGGCGATCTTACGCGTGAAATTAAGATATCTGAATAAATGGAATGAGCAGAGGATAGAGAAGGCCGAGGTATACAATGAGCTTTTCAAAAAGTCCGGCCTGTCTGAGGAGCTGGCCATTCCCGGGACGATCAGAGAAGGCAGGCATGTTTTTCACCTTTACGTTATCCGGCTTAAACAGAGGGACGAGCTCCTCAAGTTCTTAAAGGCGAAAGATATTATCGGCGCGGTTCATTATCCCCTGCCTTTGCACCTCCAGGAGATATATAAGGAGCTGTCTTACAAAAAGGGCGATCTGCCTAACGCGGAATTAGCGGCAGAGGAGGTTATTTCTCTGCCTTTGTATCCGGAGATCACTAAGGAGGAAATTACTGCGGTTGCGGAAGCGGTGAAGGAGTTTTGCTGCCGGTTATGA
- a CDS encoding winged helix-turn-helix transcriptional regulator, with amino-acid sequence MPELQDKFLKPTENLRNLQLLEEIAKDSTVSQRKLSQRLGVALGVTNACLKKMVSKGLVKAQGINHKRIGYYLTPKGFSEKARLAYHFLQHTVSYYSALRDKVTASLNTLSTAGHKRIVCYGAGEVLEVVFIIINGSGFEFSVLGITDDDENKHNNKMFGFIVQPPRIIKELRPDAVLVTSIRYNDEILHRLNNDKELSGISFYSMA; translated from the coding sequence ATGCCGGAATTGCAAGACAAGTTTTTAAAACCTACCGAAAACTTACGCAATCTTCAGTTATTGGAGGAGATAGCTAAGGACTCCACTGTTTCACAGCGCAAACTTTCCCAGCGTTTAGGCGTAGCCCTGGGTGTGACCAATGCCTGCCTGAAAAAGATGGTCAGCAAAGGGCTGGTAAAGGCCCAAGGCATTAATCACAAGCGGATAGGTTACTATCTTACCCCTAAAGGTTTCAGCGAAAAAGCCAGACTGGCCTATCATTTTCTTCAACACACCGTCAGCTATTATTCCGCCTTAAGAGATAAGGTAACTGCCAGCCTTAACACGCTTTCTACCGCGGGGCATAAGCGCATAGTATGCTATGGGGCGGGCGAGGTCTTAGAAGTGGTGTTTATTATTATAAATGGCTCTGGTTTTGAGTTTTCGGTTTTAGGCATAACAGATGATGATGAAAATAAGCATAACAATAAGATGTTCGGATTTATTGTGCAGCCCCCGCGGATCATAAAGGAATTAAGGCCGGACGCGGTATTGGTTACGTCAATAAGATATAATGACGAGATCTTACACAGGCTCAATAACGACAAGGAGTTGTCAGGGATCAGTTTTTATTCAATGGCGTAA
- a CDS encoding radical SAM protein translates to MDITLINPAQFSSPTQVTDGVTPPLGLLYISSILKKNNFRVHLIDGLGENPGQYYKYKGSAYRGLRPSELIEKIHPATRVIGISCLFSIAHAFVMDLCRSIKERLPKAVLVLGGAHASALPEYMLMSGCVDFVCVGEAEITFLKLCRALAGNQWEVDLSDLKDIPGLCFKHGSGLIINKDIELLQDVDSLPYPDWDAVPMNNYFRFREPHGCTRSDKWTVMLFSRGCPYDCSFCTTPGIWRRKWRPRDPKKVVEEIIFLQKKYGIEEVHFEDENMNTEPGRLLAFCDELIRQGVKINWQPANGIRPHRMNAEIISRMVEAGCTNIILAPESGSKRVLDEIIGKSLDLEEIIKVARIANRAKIKTSVYFIMGFPGEKKGDIFKTLGLMMRLAKNGVDECVAGLFAPLPGAKLFDKLRKAGKIKVDEAFFASLISMGDIGKARSWSEDIADWELKVYQISGYLLFHGVKAAFHPVKTGRVVLNVLSGRQELKTERFILSKFRKIKILNRLMQRA, encoded by the coding sequence ATGGACATAACGCTTATCAATCCCGCGCAATTTTCTTCCCCTACGCAGGTTACCGACGGGGTCACACCTCCGCTTGGCCTGCTGTACATCTCATCGATTCTTAAAAAAAATAATTTTAGAGTGCATCTGATCGACGGCCTTGGCGAGAATCCCGGCCAGTATTATAAATATAAAGGCAGCGCCTATAGGGGCTTGCGGCCTTCGGAACTTATAGAAAAGATCCATCCTGCAACCAGGGTCATAGGGATCTCCTGTTTATTCTCAATAGCGCACGCGTTTGTAATGGACCTATGCAGATCGATCAAAGAGAGGCTGCCTAAGGCGGTCCTGGTCCTGGGAGGGGCGCATGCATCGGCCCTGCCCGAATACATGCTGATGTCCGGATGCGTTGATTTTGTTTGCGTGGGAGAGGCGGAGATCACCTTCCTTAAGCTATGCCGGGCATTGGCTGGAAATCAATGGGAAGTCGATCTTTCTGATTTGAAGGATATCCCCGGGTTATGTTTTAAGCATGGTTCCGGGCTTATTATCAATAAGGATATTGAGTTATTGCAGGATGTGGATTCCCTGCCTTATCCGGATTGGGATGCCGTTCCCATGAATAATTATTTCAGGTTCAGGGAGCCGCACGGCTGCACGAGGTCTGACAAGTGGACAGTCATGTTATTTTCAAGGGGCTGCCCCTATGATTGTTCATTTTGCACCACCCCCGGGATCTGGAGAAGGAAATGGCGCCCACGGGACCCTAAAAAGGTGGTTGAGGAAATAATATTCCTGCAAAAGAAGTACGGGATCGAAGAGGTCCACTTTGAAGATGAGAACATGAATACTGAGCCGGGCAGATTGCTGGCATTTTGCGATGAGCTTATCAGGCAGGGGGTTAAGATCAACTGGCAGCCGGCAAACGGAATAAGGCCGCATAGGATGAACGCGGAGATCATCTCCAGGATGGTTGAGGCAGGATGCACCAATATTATCCTGGCTCCGGAATCCGGCTCAAAAAGGGTGCTTGATGAGATCATCGGCAAGTCCCTGGATCTGGAGGAGATCATCAAGGTCGCCAGGATCGCGAATAGGGCCAAGATCAAGACGTCGGTATACTTCATTATGGGGTTCCCCGGAGAGAAAAAAGGCGATATTTTTAAGACATTAGGCTTGATGATGCGGCTGGCGAAGAACGGCGTTGATGAATGTGTGGCAGGGCTGTTTGCCCCTTTGCCGGGAGCAAAATTGTTTGATAAACTCCGCAAAGCAGGAAAAATAAAGGTAGACGAGGCATTCTTCGCCTCATTGATATCAATGGGCGACATCGGTAAGGCCAGGTCCTGGTCAGAGGATATCGCTGATTGGGAATTAAAGGTCTACCAGATCTCCGGTTACCTTTTGTTCCATGGAGTCAAGGCGGCCTTCCATCCGGTTAAAACCGGCCGCGTGGTATTGAATGTCCTGTCAGGCAGGCAGGAACTAAAAACGGAAAGGTTTATTTTGTCCAAATTCAGAAAGATCAAGATCCTCAACCGCCTTATGCAGCGCGCTTAA